TGTGATAGCCCCCGCGCGTGGTGCTCGAGTTGCGGTGCATGCAGACGGCATAGCCGCGTTGTTGTAAGGCATTGACGTCCAGGAGGTCGCATGCATCGGGCATGAGGTGGGGTTGTTCGCATCCGGCGATGGCGAGTGCGGTTGCGGCAATGTCGTGGAGTTGGCAGGGCGCGTCGATGATTTGGCCGCCGGATGTGCCTGGTACGCGGATGATCATGGGCACCCGGGTGCAGGCGTCGTACATGTACGCGCCTTTGACGGTGAGGCCGTGATCGCCGAGCATGTCGCCGTGGTCGCTGGCAAAGATGACGATGGTGTTGTCCGCAAAGTTCGTGTCGTTGAGTGTTTGCAAGACGCGCCCGATTTGTTCGTCGATGAGGGTGATGGCCGCGTGGTAGCCGATGCGGCTTTCGCGCAGGGTGTCCGTTGAGGGGAAAGATCGCCCGTTGTGCTCTCGCCAGTGTGCAATTGGACGATGGTCAAAGGATTCATCTACGGCAAAGGGTTCGGGCAGGGCATCGATGTCGAGGTAGTCGGCGTATTCTTTGGGATAATTCGTATAGGGGCTGTGCGGATCAAAGACGCTCATGCAACAGAAGAAGGGTTGATGTGTGCCCTGCATGCGGTGGAGATAGTCGATGGTGCGGTCAGCGGCCCAGGTGGTGAAGTGGGCTTCGGCACGCACATGGCCGATGCTATTGCCGTCGCGTTTCCAGCGCTGGAGGATGTCGGGGTGATGTACTGCAAGCCAGCGGAAGTACGCGGTGTCGCATCCGCGATACCCATTGGGATCGGGCGCCCATTCGTAGGTGTTGAAGCCGTCGAAGCGGTGGCGGTATTGCATTTCCCACATGTGACCGGCAACGTGGAGTTTTCCAAATAGCGCGGTGTCGTAGCCGGCTTCGCGCAGGTGATGGGGAAAGAGGATTTCATCCTGGGGTAAGACATCGTGCAGGCGATAGACGCCGTGGCCGGGCAGGTGTTTGCCGGTCCAGAGGCTGGCGCGACTGGGCGTGCATATCGGGTTGTTGACATAGCACTGGTCGTAGCGCGTGCCTTCACTGGCGAGGCGGTCGAGGTTGGGGGTGTGTACACCGCTTACACCGCAACAACCGAGCGAGTCCCAGCGCTGTTGATCGGTCAGGATGAGGAGGATATTGTAGGGCATGATTGATTTCTGATTTGTCTATGCAACACCCGCTTCTTTTCGCGCGTTATTGAGCGCTCTGAAGCATTGTTCGGCGACGGGCCAGGGGTCGTAGTCGGGTTGTCTCCAGATTTGTGCGGTGACTTCGACGGTGATTGGGGCGGTGATGCCTGCGGCTGCGACGGCTTTGAAGTAGGTGACGAGGTCGAAGTCGCCTTCACCAGGCAGAAGGTAGCGCACCTGTCCGTTGACGCGATGGCCGTCTTTGATGTGGGTGGAGACGGTGTAGGGGGCGCACAGGTCAACGCTCGGCTGGAGGTCGATACCGTCAACGTAAAAGTGGCTCATGTCGAAATTGACTTTGACGTTGTCGTGGTTGGTTTGCCGCATGAGCCAATCGACTTTTTGGGGTGTGTCGAGCGGGTGGCCCGCATGGGGTTCGGTTGCGAGGATGACGTTGTGTTTGGCGGCGCGGTCGCCCAATTCGATGAGTTGATCGCAATAGGTGTGTTTGACTTCGTCCCAGGTGCCGTGAAGTCCGCCGAGTGTGCTGACGATGATACCAGGGGCGTCTCCGAAGGCGAGGTCGCTGGCGAGGATACAGGCGTTGTCAAATTTTTCGAGGATGGCGGGGCGGTCATTGCCCTGTGTGCAGATGGGCATCAGGGCCATTGTGACGGGGGATTCAAAGCCGAGGTCCTGGATGGTTGTGGCGAGTGTTTCGCGGGAAGGAGTGTCGAGTTTGTGCGGGGCGGTGGGCCAGTCGTCCCCCGTGTTGATTTCGAGGGCTTCGTAACCTATATCTCGCAGGCGCGGGAGTGCGTCGAAGATGTTTTCCGTTTGCATTGCATAAGTGCCGTATCCGATTTTCACGTTTTATCTCCTTCAGTTAAGTAACAATTCCATGCTAATGCGATATTGTGCGGAACACAACCGAATTTCCAATCAGTCGATGTTGCGTCGATTCACATGCTGGTCGTACATGGTCAATTGTTGTTCGTATTTCCAGGCGTGATAATCTGCGGTGTCCCGATTGGGTTCAATGACCTCGC
The nucleotide sequence above comes from Gemmatimonadota bacterium. Encoded proteins:
- a CDS encoding sulfatase-like hydrolase/transferase, with amino-acid sequence MPYNILLILTDQQRWDSLGCCGVSGVHTPNLDRLASEGTRYDQCYVNNPICTPSRASLWTGKHLPGHGVYRLHDVLPQDEILFPHHLREAGYDTALFGKLHVAGHMWEMQYRHRFDGFNTYEWAPDPNGYRGCDTAYFRWLAVHHPDILQRWKRDGNSIGHVRAEAHFTTWAADRTIDYLHRMQGTHQPFFCCMSVFDPHSPYTNYPKEYADYLDIDALPEPFAVDESFDHRPIAHWREHNGRSFPSTDTLRESRIGYHAAITLIDEQIGRVLQTLNDTNFADNTIVIFASDHGDMLGDHGLTVKGAYMYDACTRVPMIIRVPGTSGGQIIDAPCQLHDIAATALAIAGCEQPHLMPDACDLLDVNALQQRGYAVCMHRNSSTTRGGYHNPELHITMWREDRYKLSIYHAPQPGPDDCPGELFDMETDPNEMNNLWFDANMSDTRDQLIHKLTTFLVQQDAQGRARGSEALPP
- a CDS encoding sugar phosphate isomerase/epimerase, producing the protein MKIGYGTYAMQTENIFDALPRLRDIGYEALEINTGDDWPTAPHKLDTPSRETLATTIQDLGFESPVTMALMPICTQGNDRPAILEKFDNACILASDLAFGDAPGIIVSTLGGLHGTWDEVKHTYCDQLIELGDRAAKHNVILATEPHAGHPLDTPQKVDWLMRQTNHDNVKVNFDMSHFYVDGIDLQPSVDLCAPYTVSTHIKDGHRVNGQVRYLLPGEGDFDLVTYFKAVAAAGITAPITVEVTAQIWRQPDYDPWPVAEQCFRALNNARKEAGVA